The genomic interval TCCATAATATAAAGAGGCCAACCAGAACCCCACATATGAGGACTATAACAGCAACTACACTGACTACGATGGCAacagtgttttttctttcagcACATTCAGTGTCATATGATGTTGATCCTTTTCTTGTGACATAAAGTCCCAGCAACTCACACCTACAGGTCACATAAATAATTACAGTTTAGATACATGACTAACAGTTTAGTGTTTAATCTAGACCTGGAAACATGTAGAGTGTAtgaactcactgtgtgtgtggtctgcagGATGTGAATGTTCCATTTGAGTATGTGTCACCTACACAGTCACCACACACAGTATCTGAAGACGATGTGCCTGCATGAAAAGACAGCAATAAACCAAGGTTGATATTTAATATGCCTTTAgttgaatttccctttggggatcaataaagtatctatctatctagttacTTTCTAGTGTAACtaacaactgtgtgtgttttcacctcCTCAATTAACAATGTCATCCTGTCTCTAGGATAGTTATAGAGGATTTCCTAACCTGGCTGTTTAATGTACCGTCCTGATGAGCACTTTGTGTGTTCCACAGCTCCTCTGCAGCCATCTTTGATTGGGTCAGTGCAGTAGTGACTTTCCAGAGGCTCACAGAGTGTGTCTGAGGTGGAGCTGCACGGCCTCTTCACTCTTAGACCTGCACCTACATTAGAACATAATACAATGATTACAGAGTTAATAACATTCCAACTGCAATGAACAAGGCAAACACCCAATATTAGTTGATGCACAATGTGCACAAATAAACCTAAACAAAACTGCTGATGTATTTGCCTTCCATTAAGAGTGCTGCTGTCCACTGGGTGTTTGACTAGGAGCACTATTTGGTTTTAACCTCTCATGCTTTTATGCTGTTAATCAGGATGCTCATTATTCCTTTCACTGTTAATGCCAAAACATGAAGTCGTTGGCTGTGTTCCAGtaatttgttgttttgcactctGTCCTTTAATCATTCTGTTGTTTTTTATATCTTTTACATAAATATCACTTTTttaactattgcccttttatgcttttatgtactattgctctttgcttttgttcatgtaaagcacactgaattacccctgtgtatgaaatgtgctatataaatacacTTGCTTTGCCTTGACTTACTGGAGTCACAAACTGTACAGGGACTGCAAGACTCCAGATTAttgagtgtgtcagtgtagAATGATGACGGACACAGAACACATTCTGTGCTGAAGAACTCTGTGCAGTGTCTTTGCACACAAAAACCTTTAGAAAATAAATCAGCAATTATAACATACGTAGATCACATTGGTTAATGCCATTCATTTATGTTGTGTACTATGACAGAGTTCTCCTTACCAGGTCTACACATGGGGCAGCACTTCTGTCCTGTGAGGTACTCAGTTGGGGCACAGCCAGTAGAGACCCCAGACACAGTCAGGAGGAGGATCACAGCAGTAATCACCAGCTTCACCATGCTCTCCTCTGATTGGGGTGCAGTCGTCTTCAACATGGTGTTCACACAGCTAAGCAACTCACTCATATCCTGCAGTTGCATAGATGCATCTgtcaaaagaagaaaaatacttttaaacaatgttgttCAGAGATTATGTGAGGGGTCTGTGGTGGGTACTTCTGCCTGTTCCTGGTTTCCAAGATTTACAGATCCTGTAGGAGTAGTAATGATCTTTTCTGAGCAAAGAATCAATAACAGCATCTCCATCAGCAGCTCCATtggctactgtaggcctattggcAATTAAAATACTGAGGAACATTAATGACCAAGCCAGTGACTGGTTGCTGAACTAAGACCCATGTGTGTAAAGTTGGTTTGTGAGTTCTTCTAGAACACCTGGCTCCTAAAATAACATTGTTACTGACAAGTAGGGCtggtagataaaaaaaaaccttctgATCGTGATAGCATAAAAGAGAAATGTTGATATAGGCAATAGGGGGGGTGTGCAAGTGGTGCTGGGAATCAATCATTTATCATTTATGAGGTAATTTATTTGGGTTTCCTATAGCATATCCTCCCCCACATGAGATATTAGTTCTGTTCCTGTCTGGATCACAGTGAAAGAGACTTTGTTCTCTCTGTATTATTATCCAGCCTCTTGGCCTACTCTCTGTTCTTGAACTATTTTCCTTGTACCTCAATGGCCTATATGTCAGGCTCTTCCGGGAAGGCTTTTCAGCCAGCTCATACATTTCTGGTGGACCATCACCTGTTTTGTAGTGGCTTTTGCTTTAGTCTACCTTTTTACACTGACCCAGTTGGGTGTTACACCTAGTGAATGTACATGCTAAAATGCTGAACGATTTATGCAAAGAGCCTTCCATGGCATATAGTCCATTGGCAGACAAAAGGGAATTTCAATCtacaataaaaattaaaaaatacccAGAACAAACTCCAATTTTATTAAAACAATTTGGTTTATATCAATTAGACAACCTCAGTGTTGATCTTTAACATCTTTCCAGAATGTAAATCATccttaaaacatatttttgtttgctgtaacccgaccgaccctgtcaattttgaaacgacccaaatatttatttttttaacaattcaAGAGGAAACCCAAATGCATAATTGGAAAATGTATAATTTGCAATGGGATCAGTAGTTCCTTCGTTCAGAATttgaaatatgtacacagtcttttGCCTCAGTCCCTttgcctttttttgtttttctgttagtTTCCTTGATCAAAATGAAATATTGTATGATCACGATTGTATCTGGTCAGTCGCAGGGATTCCCAAACGGTGGTACATGcgagctgccactagggggtacgtgagatgaaaagggcaatgtcggaaaggtattaaaaatgattaattaattaataatgtacTTAATTCATAAATAATTTTGAATCGGGttataatgatatggaaacgtgaaattgaaggaaatcatttgtaaactctatagcaggctatgttttcatttaaaaaataagctACCCACAATGCATGTGATTTCCTGCGGGCAGCCAGAATATTTGGGGCGTTAGTTTCGTGGaagtataggctatatatatgcAAACATGGCTCAAAACAGGGACACTGTCCAAAAAGACCAATTCAAGTGATCGAAGAAGagaagcgagagaaacagagcaggagacGGGTAACGATGGGATGGGGCCAGAATGATGGTGGAGGCGGAGCGCAGGGGGGTAAAAGAAGGGACGAGACAGAAAAGACTGCGCGAAGAAAAAACGAAAGTATTGTAGCGTCggcaggggcgcagctacccattttttgaggggtatgcaacaacaaattggcccccccccacctccaaaaaaaccaaaaaccacaaacaactaaagtaaacttagtgcaaattattattttttaagaaattctgccaatttgaacttgaagtattgttaaatgtgtcagacaccaaacaggacgaggaccacaaaagcgtcacgttagaatgtttatttaagggttgggggttacaggggtttcaggggttccgggagttccaagagtctgcgtgtgtgtgttcccccaatagccgagcagcaatggcaggagctggatgatccgggaagtcctgggggaaacacacacaacagcaattgaaacgaagcagcagtttTTATCAAGGGCTGggctgtattcgtagaagagagacggaaggcaggtcaagattaccggggagctggagatcaaagaagtagtcgagcgggtctggagttcacaggcaaagagtaagagtcgtttttcaagacaggcaggtaactggtgcgggtttgcagacgatctgacaagtgtggactgaaaagcaaggctttatataccgggcatgatgagtggtgaatgcagtgcagctggtaggtaaacgagggtgaggcagagcagagcaggaacaggtggaggtcatcagactttaatcagcgcgtgttaccaggcagagagagagctcatgacaaaatggaaatggtgcattgtcactttaagactttaagagagtctaaacggttctcataacgtccttttgccagctgttgctcacaaaggataaggctgatccaactctagcctttgtttgccacattatcagcacaatattaagctaTTAATACTAGGATTGTTAGGAAATTACATGTAGGATTAGGATTGTTAGGAAAAACATgcaatgagttgttgctagcttgacatttctgtttgcagtttgccattaaaagttcagtatgagcatggtagccacctagctatcttaaTGGAATAGGTTATGTTTCAATCGTcatatgcttagcaaacgctagttagtctgttcacatgaatatttgcaagcctccaagcacagacgtcacactttaaatcctaccagttgcttttcaccatccacttatttaactactgtcgcatcccttgacatcccatcctcttttttatttttctatgtttagcccccgacagctttttttgctttatccatctttttccatagacaaaaactcactactcgtacctgctcactcagcgctcacggcgcccccactccaATTTTTATGTCAacattctatgatggaatcttatgagatagggcgcctactctagcctgttagtccctAAAATGTTATCTAACATTGAGgaattttttttaccatcgcttttaATATACCGGTGCTgcgccttttttttttaccacgcCGCCATATACCCACTTTTTCAGCCCACTGAGCCGCCGGTGGATGTctaacgttgaatgagtgtctcccagaatgcagtgcaaGTGAATGCTATAATGcgtaatgtcggttataatagttgtcgttgcttttaccatgttgtgtatttgttagcgtctctttggttgtacctcatgtgtttatccccgtgttgatgtgtgtggtaaacccttattgtgtgttacatATGCGGCTGAAACTTATGGGGGTTTTCCTGccattaataaaattaaaatgaaaacagtgaaattaaaatgaaaaactcGTTTTGCCATTTAATTTTCAGTGCAATTATCCtgccaaatttaaaaataaaatgaaatatatacaTTTGGCTTTTCATTTTCCTGATTTGCCTACCATAATCATGATTTAGCTTTAGATCAATAAACGCGGTTGGTTGACGGCAAGATAGCAGCCAGATCGGTCCAAGACGAGGCCGTAGCGGCCCTAGAGTCCCCTTGTATCACACGAGGCCGGCCCAGGCAGGATATCCCTGCCGAGACAATTACAGCCTATGTGCAGTTAGGAATGACAGCAACAAAAATCACGAGCCTGCTCAATTCGTCGGAGAGGACAGTACCTAAATCTAAGCTCCTGCATTCTACGCCGTACTGTCCTCTCCGACGAATTGAGCAGGCTCGTGATTTTTGTTGCTgacgctattgtaaagcaatttacaaaagattcacggaacaaaaatgctgatgtggtacatgaaaatttagctaaaaatgtgggagaatgcaatgcaatcaagcattttggacgattgGCACACAGAATAGGCTAGGCAACAGGCcaatgtgcgttttatttggagactgttttgctgctgatattctggggatataggctacaacatagccaatgtaggactttagcctttt from Alosa alosa isolate M-15738 ecotype Scorff River chromosome 4, AALO_Geno_1.1, whole genome shotgun sequence carries:
- the LOC125294059 gene encoding tumor necrosis factor receptor superfamily member 14-like, whose amino-acid sequence is MQLQDMSELLSCVNTMLKTTAPQSEESMVKLVITAVILLLTVSGVSTGCAPTEYLTGQKCCPMCRPGFCVQRHCTEFFSTECVLCPSSFYTDTLNNLESCSPCTVCDSSAGLRVKRPCSSTSDTLCEPLESHYCTDPIKDGCRGAVEHTKCSSGRYIKQPGTSSSDTVCGDCVGDTYSNGTFTSCRPHTQCELLGLYVTRKGSTSYDTECAERKNTVAIVVSVVAVIVLICGVLVGLFILWKKKKPKPTTPQDIFLEKDLIGPVSDHIVTTEEQGESCSVMAAVP